From Mus musculus strain C57BL/6J chromosome 8, GRCm38.p6 C57BL/6J, a single genomic window includes:
- the AF366264 gene encoding SUMO-1 specific protease 4, giving the protein MWQPKLPGLEMKPEASAIGQTRKYHDESGTEIESEALGQEPKRKCQDGSGMVFKEPGKAQKKTSQEPQDLELPREQPSKGQVRKPQGKTPKQLKPLELTEGPPEQAVTGRKPADGGKGHKRPYSVMEENEQSPQKEKYGRLLQHLQCDQDVRSDQHRPHPILTNTWKIKGGESGDSHGSERIQSNREPSTVAALKECLSPEGREKCCSEEKCVTEKKGCVKGEGRRGNSLEPDLPETWAQIILDSGRGNSLLPNKVAVLAAEKKPITDQGKGRKMDQILDISEDMEKEIENALGPGPQEEILSSRFKLQISRGDIQTLENGQWLNDEVINFYMNLLVERNENQGYPALHVFSTFFYPKLKHSGYSSVKRWTRGINLFEKELILVPIHQRVHWSLVVIDLRKRSIVYLDSMGQTGKSICETIFQYLQNESKTRRNIELDPLEWKQCSVTSEEIPLQLNGSDCGVFTCKYADYIARDQPVTFSQQHMPTFRKRMVWEILHSQLL; this is encoded by the coding sequence ATGTGGCAACCTAAACTGCCTGGGTTGGAGATGAAGCCCGAAGCTTCAGCAATAGGGCAAACCCGAAAATACCACGATGAAAGTGGGACAGAGATAGAGTCTGAAGCTTTGGGACAAGAGCCAAAAAGGAAATGCCAGGATGGATCAGGGATGGTATTTAAAGAGCCCGGCAAGGCCCAGAAGAAGACTTCTCAGGAGCCTCAAGACCTAGAGCTCCCGAGAGAACAGCCTAGCAAGGGTCAGGTACGGAAACCCCAGGGAAAGActccaaaacaactaaaacccctAGAGTTGACCGAAGGACCTCCAGAGCAGGCTGTGACTGGGAGGAAGCCTGCTGATGGTGGCAAGGGTCACAAGCGGCCCTATTCCGTCATGGAAGAAAACGAACAAAGCCCCCAAAAGGAAAAGTACGGAAGGTTGCTTCAACACCTTCAGTGCGACCAAGATGTGAGGTCAGACCAACACAGGCCTCACCCAATCCTTACAAACACCTGGAAGATCAAAGGGGGCGAGTCAGGAGACAGTCATGGATCAGAAAGAATTCAGAGCAATCGAGAACCATCTACTGTTGCTGCTCTAAAAGAATGTCTTTcaccagaggggagagagaagtgcTGTTCTGAGGAGAAATGTGTTACAGAGAAGAAAGGTTGTGTAAAGGgtgaaggaagaagggggaacAGTTTGGAGCCTGATTTACCGGAAACATGGGCTCAGATCATCCTGGATAGTGGCAGAGGCAATAGCTTACTCCCCAACAAGGTGGCTGTACTTGCGGCAGAGAAAAAGCCCATTACAGACCAAGGAAAGGGCAGAAAAATGGATCAAATACTTGATATTTCAGAGGACATGGAGAAGGAAATTGAGAATGCGCTGGGTCCAGGACCCCAAGAGGAAATCCTAAGTTCCAGATTCAAGTTGCAAATCAGCAGAGGAGACATCCAGACGCTGGAGAACGGTCAGTGGCTCAATGATGAGGTCATCAATTTCTACATGAACCTTCTGgttgagagaaatgaaaaccaaggcTACCCGGCTCTTCATGTCTTTAGCACTTTCTTTTACCCCAAGCTAAAGCATAGTGGTTACAGTTCTGTGAAAAGATGGACTCGTGGCATCAATCTCTTTGAAAAAGAACTCATCTTGGTGCCTATTCACCAGAGGGTACATTGGAGCCTGGTGGTAATCGatttaagaaaaagaagtatTGTATACCTCGATTCCATGGGACAGACAGGGAAGTCTATCTGTGAGACCATCTTCCAATATTTACAAAATGAGAGCAAGACCCGCAGGAACATTGAGCTGGACCCTTTGGAGTGGAAGCAGTGCAGTGTGACATCAGAGGAGATTCCTCTGCAACTGAATGGGAGTGACTGTGGAGTGTTTACATGTAAATATGCAGATTACATCGCTAGGGACCAGCCTGTGACCTTTTCTCAGCAACACATGCCCACCTTCAGGAAGAGGATGGTCTGGGAAATCCTGCACAGTCAATTACTGTAA